DNA from Lacibacter sp. H375:
CCATCCACCAGTACTGGCGTTCATCGCTGTTAACGATCATCGGGAAAAAGTTATGACCCACTTCATGGATCACCACACCGATCATTCCGTACTTTGTTGCTTCGCTGTACGTACCATCTTTTTCTGTACGGCCATAGTTGAAAGCGATCATTGGATATTCCATACCCTGCGATGCTTCAACTGAAATAGCAACAGGATAAGGATAAGGTATGGTATGCTTTGAATAGATCTTCAACGTATGAGCTGTTACCTTCGTTGAATATTTACGATAGAGAGTATACGCTTCTTTTGGATAATAACTCATGCTCATGATCTTCTTGCCTTCCACATAAGTTGGCATGGCATCCCATACAAATTTGCGACTTGCACCCCATGCAAAATCACGTACGTTCTCAGCAGAGTAGATCCATGTTTTCTTATCAGTTGATTTGTCTTTTTCGTTTGCTGTTGCTTCATCGAGCGTAACAACTTCAACAACATCCTTTGCCGATTGTGCCTGTTGCCAGCGTTGAAATTGTGCAGCAGTTAAAAGTTGTTTATAGTTCTGACATTCACCGGTTGCTGCTACAACAAAATCGCCTGGCACAGTCATCTTCACTTTGAAGTTGCCGAAGGTGAGTGCAAACTCTGAACCACCACTGAACTGTGTATTCTGCCAACCTTGAAAATCGCTGTACACAGCCAAACGTGGATAGAACTGGCTCATGGTAAATACTGCATTCCCATCTTCCGGAAACAATTCATAACCACCACGGCTGCCCCATACCAAACGGTCAGGTATTTTATAATTCCAATCGACCTTGAAAACAAATTTTTGTCCGGGCTTTAATGCAACGGGCAGATCAATACGCATCATTGTTTGGTTGATGGTATACTTCAATGCATTACCTGCAGCATCAGTAAGTTTTGTGATCTTGATGCCAAGACCTGATTCCTGTGCAGTGCGCCATTTTTCTATGTTCACGAGTTGAGTATTACTCATGTTCGCTTCAATACGGTTACGGCTATTGCGCAGGTAATCATGATCAGGATTGTGAATGTTTTCATCAAGCTGCATCCACAGGTAAGTCAACTGATCAGGTGAGTTGTTGAAATACGTAATTGTTTCTGTGCCGGTTAAACGAAGATTGGTTTCATCTAATTCAACACTGATGTCGTAATCGGCTTTTTGTTGCCAATACTTTGGACCGGGTGCACCACTGGCAGTACGGTATTCATTGGGGCTTTGTAACAGGTATCCCAACTGTTCAAAGCGGTTGCCATGATTACTGCCGGGATTACTCTGAGGCGGTTGTGCCATACCCACCACAGTGAGCAATAAACAACCAAGTAAAAAACGAATGTGCATAGTTCAGATTTTTTTGCTTTTTAAAACGGTAAGCGCTCAAGCGCCATAATAAATGAAATACCAAAAATGCTGCCGCTGATAAACACAGTCCATTCTCTTTGCTTTATATTCAGCAGGCGCACAAAGATGAAGGAAACCATCAACGCAGCAAGTACAATCAATAACTGACCAAGTTCCAGGCCAATATTGAATGCAAGCAGTTGAGAGATGATGTTTTCGCTCTTGCCCATCATACTTCTCAGGTAATTGCTGAAACCAAGACCATGGATCAACCCAAACAACAATGCAGAAACATAACGAAACCTTACATACTTTGGTTGAGTGTTGTTGCGGAATAAATTTTCCAGTGCGGTCATGATAATGGTGATGGGTATCAGAAATTCGATCCATGTACTGGAGATCAGAATTTTATTGAATACACTTAATGCCAATGTAACGCTGTGACCGATAGTGAATGCAGTGATCAACAATAATACCTGTTTCCAGTCTTTCATAAAATAGGGGAGGCAAAGCGCCATTACGAACAAGATATGATCGTAACCTTTCCAATCGGTGATATGATAAAAACCTTCCCTTAAATAAAACCCAAAATCCCCCATTTTTTACGGTAGCGGTGGTTGAACTCGGAAAATAAACCAGAAGTTTGTAATCTTGAAAACTAATACGAAGATGGTGGCAGAATTATATAAACGGCTCGGTGAAAGCAAGCCGGGAGTGGTGAGTAGAGAGTCGGCAGTGGTGAATCGTCCGTGGTCGATCGTCCGTCGTCTGTTTTTAATGATGGCTGTCGTCTTCTGCCTAACGGCTTTCGCTCTTCATCCTTACTACATGAGCGTAACGGAATTTGAATACAAACCTGCTGAGAAAGAAGTGCAGGTGGCATGTAAAATTTTTACTGATGACCTGGAAGAAACATTGAAAAAGGAATACAAACGAAAAGTTGACATACTCAATGCTTCATCGAAAAAAGAAAATGAACAACTGCTCAACCGTTACCTGCAGCAGCATTTGCGTTTACAGCTCGATGGAAAGACTGCTGCATTGCAAATGATCGGCTTTGAACAGGAAGGTGAAGCCGTATGGATCTATCTTGTTGCAAGTAATACCGCTGCATTTAAATCGGCTATTGTGTTTAATGATCTGTTGTATAGTTACAGAGAAGATCAGTTAAACATCATCCATTTCAAAAATAAAGGTGAACGTAAGAGTCACCGGTTTACATTTCCCAA
Protein-coding regions in this window:
- a CDS encoding M1 family metallopeptidase; this translates as MHIRFLLGCLLLTVVGMAQPPQSNPGSNHGNRFEQLGYLLQSPNEYRTASGAPGPKYWQQKADYDISVELDETNLRLTGTETITYFNNSPDQLTYLWMQLDENIHNPDHDYLRNSRNRIEANMSNTQLVNIEKWRTAQESGLGIKITKLTDAAGNALKYTINQTMMRIDLPVALKPGQKFVFKVDWNYKIPDRLVWGSRGGYELFPEDGNAVFTMSQFYPRLAVYSDFQGWQNTQFSGGSEFALTFGNFKVKMTVPGDFVVAATGECQNYKQLLTAAQFQRWQQAQSAKDVVEVVTLDEATANEKDKSTDKKTWIYSAENVRDFAWGASRKFVWDAMPTYVEGKKIMSMSYYPKEAYTLYRKYSTKVTAHTLKIYSKHTIPYPYPVAISVEASQGMEYPMIAFNYGRTEKDGTYSEATKYGMIGVVIHEVGHNFFPMIVNSDERQYWWMDEGLNTFTQFLTEGEFDNNYPSRRGPAHLITDYMKLPKDQLEPIMTTGDNVTQVGANAYAKAATGLNILRETVMGRELFDYSFREYARRWAFKHPTPADLFRTMEDASAVDLDWFWRGWYYGTEPVDISLDTVRWFKMNDAANATAFQQKQFDAVHKLRNKDDKSITYATDADTSLRDYYYFNPGADAKFTQQQADATIPVDNENKGKWANKNFYELSFTNKGGMVMPVIVEWTFKDGSKEVDRVPVSIWKLNEQKFTKVFIKDKEVAAIRIDPMRETADIDESNNLWPVKEMPSKFNLFRQGSGPVRGASAGGNSMQRAQKKN
- a CDS encoding HupE/UreJ family protein, whose protein sequence is MGDFGFYLREGFYHITDWKGYDHILFVMALCLPYFMKDWKQVLLLITAFTIGHSVTLALSVFNKILISSTWIEFLIPITIIMTALENLFRNNTQPKYVRFRYVSALLFGLIHGLGFSNYLRSMMGKSENIISQLLAFNIGLELGQLLIVLAALMVSFIFVRLLNIKQREWTVFISGSIFGISFIMALERLPF
- a CDS encoding DUF6702 family protein — protein: MVAELYKRLGESKPGVVSRESAVVNRPWSIVRRLFLMMAVVFCLTAFALHPYYMSVTEFEYKPAEKEVQVACKIFTDDLEETLKKEYKRKVDILNASSKKENEQLLNRYLQQHLRLQLDGKTAALQMIGFEQEGEAVWIYLVASNTAAFKSAIVFNDLLYSYREDQLNIIHFKNKGERKSHRFTFPNKEVTLSW